A genomic window from Rubrobacter naiadicus includes:
- a CDS encoding cytosine deaminase: MIRADLLVRNARLMDGRLVDLAILDGTFRRIGEHLEIAAERELDARGRLTTPPFIDSHVHLDAALTVGEPRFNRSGTLLEGIEIWGERKQTLSEEDVKGRALEAIKWEAAQGTLFIRSHVDVCDPELTALRALVELREEVRDLVELQIVAFPQDGIYATPGGPALMEEALRLGADVVGGIPHHEPTRALGERDVHLASELAKKYARPLDLHIDETDDPNSRFTEVLAWEAVEGGFGSRATASHCTAMHSYDDAYAFKLIRLLARSGINVVANPFDNTVLQGRFDTYPKRRGMARVKELLEAGVNVSLGHDSIMDPWYPLGRGDMLGAASLALHVLQMSGEEEIGEMLELVTNRAARTLGVEDGYGIEEGKPASFVVLDAPGTFDALRLDPARLWVVKDGRIVAETEPSRTTLYRGGGKERVDFLR, translated from the coding sequence ATGATCCGGGCCGACCTTCTCGTCCGCAATGCCCGGCTCATGGACGGACGTCTGGTGGACCTCGCGATACTGGACGGGACGTTCCGCAGGATCGGGGAGCACCTGGAGATCGCCGCGGAGCGGGAGCTGGACGCGAGGGGCCGCCTCACGACACCTCCCTTCATAGACAGCCACGTCCACCTCGACGCGGCGCTCACCGTCGGCGAGCCGCGCTTCAACCGCAGCGGGACGCTGCTCGAAGGGATCGAGATCTGGGGCGAACGCAAGCAGACCCTGAGCGAAGAAGATGTAAAGGGCCGCGCGCTCGAGGCGATAAAGTGGGAGGCGGCGCAGGGTACGCTCTTCATCCGCAGCCACGTCGACGTCTGCGACCCGGAGCTCACCGCGCTCAGGGCTCTGGTCGAGCTGCGCGAGGAGGTGCGCGACCTCGTCGAGCTGCAGATCGTCGCCTTCCCGCAGGACGGGATCTACGCCACGCCCGGGGGTCCTGCGCTCATGGAGGAGGCGCTGCGGCTCGGGGCGGACGTGGTCGGCGGCATCCCCCACCACGAGCCGACCCGCGCGCTCGGCGAGAGGGACGTCCACCTCGCCTCGGAGCTCGCGAAGAAGTACGCGAGGCCCCTCGACCTGCACATCGACGAGACCGACGACCCGAACTCCCGCTTCACCGAGGTCCTCGCGTGGGAGGCCGTCGAGGGCGGCTTCGGGAGCCGGGCCACCGCGAGCCACTGCACCGCGATGCACTCCTACGACGACGCCTACGCGTTCAAGCTGATCCGGCTGCTCGCCAGATCTGGCATCAACGTCGTCGCGAACCCCTTCGACAACACCGTCCTGCAGGGCCGCTTCGACACCTACCCGAAGCGGCGCGGGATGGCGCGGGTGAAGGAGCTCCTCGAGGCGGGCGTGAACGTCTCTTTGGGACACGACTCGATCATGGACCCCTGGTACCCGCTCGGCCGCGGCGATATGCTCGGGGCCGCCTCCCTCGCGCTGCACGTCCTGCAGATGAGCGGTGAGGAGGAGATCGGGGAGATGCTCGAGCTGGTCACGAACCGCGCCGCCCGCACTTTGGGGGTGGAGGATGGATACGGCATCGAGGAGGGCAAACCAGCGAGCTTCGTCGTCCTCGACGCCCCGGGCACGTTCGACGCGCTGCGCCTCGACCCCGCCCGCCTGTGGGTGGTGAAGGACGGCAGAATCGTGGCCGAGACCGAGCCCTCCCGCACCACGCTCTACCGGGGTGGAGGGAAAGAGCGCGTGGATTTCCTGCGCTAG
- a CDS encoding aromatic ring-hydroxylating oxygenase subunit alpha, with product MSYSVSAPDDAAEAYREALSGLWHPVARTADLAEGPLGVRLLDRRLVLARLEGEAVAFEDLCRHLGAALSIGDVVEGCYLRCRYHGWSYDRTGRCVDIPARRGRSIPREAKVRRFHIREAYGIVWVCLADEPVQDIPPFPEYGDEEFHKGPLRTYGPWRASAPRVVMAALDDTHFPWVHPGILGDPSHPEPPEHEVWREGDRLVCTYTMLQPANDTVSSGEGRPALEKVTYTNHVTPTSIRLVKESAAGTYVIWQASSPISWDETLVFSYQARTFDKGVDRDPDYERLQDEIQEQDRPVVESQRPWLLPPLSSRMMLYIRPADLPLISYQKWLEELGIPQQI from the coding sequence ATGTCGTACAGCGTGAGCGCACCGGACGACGCAGCAGAAGCTTACCGCGAGGCCCTCTCGGGCCTCTGGCATCCCGTGGCCCGCACCGCAGACCTCGCCGAGGGTCCGCTCGGCGTGAGGCTGCTCGACCGGCGGCTGGTCCTCGCTCGCCTCGAAGGAGAGGCGGTGGCGTTCGAGGATCTGTGCCGCCATCTCGGGGCGGCGCTCTCGATCGGGGACGTCGTCGAGGGATGTTACCTGCGCTGCCGCTACCACGGCTGGAGCTACGACCGCACCGGCCGCTGCGTGGACATCCCGGCCCGGCGAGGGCGCTCCATACCGCGCGAGGCGAAGGTGAGGCGCTTCCACATCCGGGAGGCGTACGGGATCGTCTGGGTGTGCCTGGCCGACGAGCCGGTACAGGATATCCCGCCGTTCCCCGAGTACGGGGACGAAGAGTTCCATAAAGGTCCCTTGAGGACCTACGGCCCGTGGCGGGCGAGCGCGCCGCGGGTGGTGATGGCCGCGCTCGACGACACCCACTTCCCCTGGGTACACCCCGGCATCCTCGGCGACCCCTCCCACCCCGAACCACCCGAGCACGAGGTCTGGCGGGAGGGCGACCGCCTGGTGTGCACCTACACCATGCTCCAGCCCGCCAACGACACCGTCTCAAGCGGCGAGGGACGGCCGGCGCTCGAGAAGGTCACCTACACCAACCACGTCACCCCGACGAGCATCCGGCTCGTCAAGGAGAGCGCCGCCGGCACCTACGTGATCTGGCAGGCATCCTCCCCGATCTCGTGGGACGAGACCCTCGTCTTCTCCTACCAGGCGCGCACCTTCGACAAGGGGGTGGATCGCGACCCGGACTACGAGCGGCTGCAGGACGAGATCCAGGAGCAGGACCGCCCCGTCGTCGAGAGCCAGCGGCCGTGGCTCCTGCCGCCCCTCAGCTCGCGGATGATGCTCTACATCCGACCCGCCGACCTCCCGCTGATCTCCTACCAGAAGTGGCTGGAGGAGCTCGGCATCCCGCAGCAGATATGA